Below is a genomic region from Medicago truncatula cultivar Jemalong A17 chromosome 3, MtrunA17r5.0-ANR, whole genome shotgun sequence.
ATCAGGGTGTTGATGGAGCTGGTCCATCTACTGCTATCAGAACAGTAGGTCTCGGAAGAGTTCAAATGATGATGAGACATCTTGCATCTGTCGGAGAAACCTATGCTCAGACAACCTTTGATGATGCTTCTTGGAACCTTTGGCCTATTAATCCTTCTCAGACTTCCGCGAGTGGTCCAAGTCAGCCGACCGCTCCTTCCCCTGGTGTAAGACTGCCAGGAGGAAATGGTGGTTTACATATAAGGACCGCTTCACGGTCTGCAAATGATAATTTAGCAAATGTGCTTGCTATGGCTGAGACTGTTCGGGAGGTTCTACCTCATATTCCGGACGACATAATATTCCAGGtatgttttagattttttgCATTATATAATGCATACTTCAGtgcaaaacattttttgaagTAATTTTTTCTGAACTTTGGATATGTATAAATGGTATGATAACTGATGGGTGATAAATGCAGTTTATGAAGTAAATTTGTACTTTAAGAATGCAAACCTAGTGTTGCAAACATGAGAACATTGCGATGGATGAACGGCTACACAAGAAATGACTAGAAATTCAACCATTAGAGAAAATTGGGGTAGTCCCATAGTAGGAAAGATGGTATAATCTCGTTTGAGGAACGAAAATTTGTATAGAAGTACTTTGAAAAGAGCAGATCAGATAGATGATAGTCCAATTGTTGGAGGTAGATGGAGACATGTGAAAAGAGTAGATCAGATTGATGATATTCGAATTCTTGAGGGTTAAATATGTTAcctttaaacaaaataataaaaatataatgctTAAAATTGTAATCAACTGAGTTTTCCATCATTTCTAGCTGTTCAGCATGCTATAACTTGTACAAGTTGACACTTAGGCAAAGATTCCAAGATCCAAAATGTTTAAGGGTAGTGTTGTCAATTGGGATTGTGGAAAATAGCGTGTAGTTCAAATTTCAAAGAGCTACAGTGCTATAGCACCTCAATAgtcactatttgacaacactgtaTAAgggtttaattattaaatattatatttgatgGAGTGTATTTGCAATCATCCTATAGTTGAAGCCATGAAGGAGTtcacttatttttttggtccttaattttattatgcAGAAAAGTGAAtgcttgatatatatatatatatatatatattgaatctAAAGCTTTTGATACTGTACAGGACTTGCAGCGGACAAATTCTGTTACAGTTACTGTGAATAATCTTCtccaaatgtgattttattaagGTTTTATTTGGATGATAAATTCATTGAAGAATCAAGGACTTAGAGCTACAATTGTCCTTGGAGAGGCATAGGCATCATTTTCATGTATATAGGAGTCAGCACATAAAATATTTGTACCCAAGAAAGATAGCAGAAAATATATATaggttttttccttttctttgttCACCCTGAGTCCTGAATGTAGTAAAATAAATGTGGTGTTATTCTCCAAGTTGGGCACGTTCCTTTCTGTCattgtttgtcttttttaattaatttgtaattgtaatttgtAATAGTAATTGTTTGAATCTTCTGCTACCTCAAAATATGTTGCAATTTTCTCTTCCTTTGCCTCACTTGGTGTGAGGGGTGGGAAAGAGAGTGAGGTATCACaaattattcaattcaatttgatCCATGTCATTATCTAACTTGAATGCCCTAAACTATATACACAACTATAAGAAAGTTCTTTATCTGGTAACATTATGAAGAAATTATGCGCATTTGTATTCTTACATTTGATctaaattttaacatttttcattagTTCTTAAGTTTACAAAACAATCACAATTATGAATACCATAATTAAGTATGCATctaaagaacaaaagaaaatgcATTCAAGTGCAAGTCGTTCTGaaggttaaaataaaaaattgtactcCCAAGAATCAAGTAATTCAATCATTACAAACAAGTTAAACAATCTTCCCTACAACCCATATAACCAATAATATCTAGTTTTCCTCTAATAACACTACTATATCAATATCACAACCAAATTTTGTAGCTAATTACAATCCAATCCACATTCTTCTAAAATTGGACCAGTTGACTTGGGTAAAAATGGATCAATTTTTACCCACAAGACAGAGAAGAAAGATGCAAGTAAGATTGACCAAACAAGAACAATGGTAGGAGTTCTATTATTCCTTCCAGTCATACCTTTAAGGAATGGAAACAAGTGAACAATCACCCAAAAGGAAAACATTAGTTTCCCAAATAATGGTCCCCATGATTCAAAACCATTGTTAATTGCATGTGATAATCCAGCAACCATAGCAATTATGTTTAATATAAGCAATGTTGTTGGTATGATTAATAATGTTGTCCACTTCAAACCAAACATTATCTCATTGTGTTCTTTGTCTTCATCATCTcttgttgattttgatgttacAATGAAGTTGCTATTTACACCTGTTAGGACTTTGAATAGACCTACAAATACAGCATATAAATTTGCTGAAACACCTCCAATTACCCAAAATTGCTCATTTCTCCACCATTCATCAATTGTAACTCCACTCCACCTCATCTCTAGCATACTTGTTGTGAAAATGcaaatgaaaagagaaataaaCCACATTCCAGCTGTATTACTAAGCTGCAATGACAAcaagaataatattaataagcAGAGATAATTTTTGCCAAACTCTATGATAACAAAAGTTGTTTTGCTTGCACTACAAGAAAATCGCAGATACGGCCAAAAACACTCGAAAAGGCTTCATACCTCAGGAATGATAAATTTTCCAGTAAGCAAGCAAACAGCAGGAAGAGTACAATATGCAACCAAAGGTATTGATGTCCATGGATATACAATAGCATTTATGTAAGAAATTCTTTCTAACCACTTTAATCCTCCTTTATATCCATACCAAATAGGACAATGTTTACTCATGAATATGTCAATGGATCCAAGGGCCCATTGAAAGACTTGTTGTAGACCATTAGAAAGGTTATTTGATGAAGATACTTTAAATGCAGTTCTTTCAGGAATGCAATATATAGATCTCCATCCATGACAATGCATTTTGAAACCTGTTAATATATCTTCTGTAACTGAACCATAGATCCATCCAACCTGAACGACGAAAAAGAATTTTATATAGTCGAAAAAGTGTTTTAAGATCTTACGAAAACAACATATGATGTGTCTATAACttgtttttattatagaaataacttatacctAAACGCTTATATGATAAGTGCGTAgaaattaagctgtttatcaaACAAGACTTAGAATAGAAAAGTAATGGAAACAAATTATTTACCTCTTTTCCCCATTCTGTTTTCTCTTCATAGCCACAACTAATGACATGTATTGCTTCTGTAAGTTGAGAAGCAATCCCACCATGCTTTAGTGTCTCACCATCAACCAATTGAGTAGATGCAATGAAAATTGGAGATTCTCCAAATTTCTTGACTAACTTTTGACTTGAGATTATAGACAAGccatcttcattttcatttcctaCATTTGAGATTTTATAAGTTTAGATTAAATGAGTGATGTATTTATAATATCATACATGTTCTTGTTGAATAAGATTAGTATTACATACATATTTACTTGGATTTGACAAAAGTCACAGAACCTAACATTTTCCTATAATGAAACTAGGTATTCTTACAAAAGCCTTTTTCTTTTGAGTAATATTTAAAACAATAGACCAAAGATAGTACCGGTGAAACCCGTAAGTTAGGTTTAATTGATTCAATCGGTTCAACTACGACTAAATCAGATGATAAATAAAcaacaattgaaaaatgaaaaccatTTGAACCAACTATAGTTCAACTTCAGCTCAACTAAATTGCAATATAACCGACATCAAACCAATCAACTAACTTACTGATTTAATCGGGTGAACTTTTCGGTCTGATTTTTAAGACATTACTTTTGGATATAATCTTAGAATAGTCATTATGTTTAAgtcttatttttttagggttgaaTGTAACATGTACGAAAACTAGAGAATTTACCTTTAGTACTCCCAGCAACAGATGATTCAGAATGTACTTTTCTATGAGTACTATCCATTAACTCAAACTTAgacttcttcatctttttcttcttcctctttcccATACAACACAatccacaacaacaacactttAGCCAACAATTACATGTCTTGTTTTGTGCCTTCTTTTTCCTAGGAGCATCAAAACCATAAAGTGCTTGTCTTCTAAATACACATCCTGTTCCAACATATGTAGGTCCTTGAATACCATCCAAACCTTTCATGTTTATCTATAAGAAAAGAGAGTTAGATTACTATAATTtccattcaaaattaaaaatacaaaaaaatgaaTCAAGTTTTTTACATACATCAACAAATGTATTTGTTTGATTGGCATATTGGTCATTACTGTCAATCCCATCAAATCTTTGGGAGAATTGAACATAGCAAATCCTTTTTCCTACTAATGGATCCATCATGAAACACATTGCTTCTCTAATAGCCTTGCTATTGTTGATGTAATGATTATAGTCGAAGTTCAACACAAAAGGTGCATTGGAAAGCACAGAAGACACTCTAACCTGTTTCATAGAATTACCAACAGTTAAACAAAAAGGGATTCAGATTCCATACAGTAAGGAAA
It encodes:
- the LOC11416283 gene encoding probable cellulose synthase A catalytic subunit 3 [UDP-forming]; the protein is METNFGLVAGSHNKNEFIIIRQDGDYARTDLQELDGDTCQLCGEDIGVNADGDPFVACNECAFPVCRNCYEYERREGNQVCPQCKTKFKRLKGCARVEGDEEEDDIDDLENEFDEGRNEQDMQIPMSPEGEELSSEEHHAIVPLINSTIMRKEITLLQARPMDPSKDLAAYGYGSVAWKDRMELWKQRQNQLGNMRKDDNEDLDKSVDDDNEFPLMDESRQPLSRKLPIPSSQINPYRMIIIIRLIVLGFFFQYRIMHPVDNAYALWLVSVICEIWFTLSWILDQFSKWFPVMRETYLDRLSLRYEKEGQPSQLSPIDIFVTTNDPLKESPLVTANTVLSILAIDYPAEKVSCYVSDDGAAMLTFEALSETSEFARKWVPFCKKFNIEPRAPEWYFHEKINYLKDKVHSSFVKERRAMKREYEEFKVRINSLVAKAKKVPEEGWTMQDGMLWPGNNIRDHPGMIQVFLGENGGCDMDGNELPRLVYVSREKRPNFNHQKKAGALNALVRVSSVLSNAPFVLNFDYNHYINNSKAIREAMCFMMDPLVGKRICYVQFSQRFDGIDSNDQYANQTNTFVDINMKGLDGIQGPTYVGTGCVFRRQALYGFDAPRKKKAQNKTCNCWLKCCCCGLCCMGKRKKKKMKKSKFELMDSTHRKVHSESSVAGSTKGNENEDGLSIISSQKLVKKFGESPIFIASTQLVDGETLKHGGIASQLTEAIHVISCGYEEKTEWGKEVGWIYGSVTEDILTGFKMHCHGWRSIYCIPERTAFKVSSSNNLSNGLQQVFQWALGSIDIFMSKHCPIWYGYKGGLKWLERISYINAIVYPWTSIPLVAYCTLPAVCLLTGKFIIPELSNTAGMWFISLFICIFTTSMLEMRWSGVTIDEWWRNEQFWVIGGVSANLYAVFVGLFKVLTGVNSNFIVTSKSTRDDEDKEHNEIMFGLKWTTLLIIPTTLLILNIIAMVAGLSHAINNGFESWGPLFGKLMFSFWVIVHLFPFLKGMTGRNNRTPTIVLVWSILLASFFSVLWVKIDPFLPKSTGPILEECGLDCN